Proteins found in one Amycolatopsis aidingensis genomic segment:
- a CDS encoding M3 family metallopeptidase, with protein sequence MTNAANPLLAPSDLPYGLPPFDRIAEEHFLPAFEAGMAEQLAEVAEITGNPRPATFDNTVLALERSGRVLRRVSLVLAHLASAHATEGIREIKATVAPRLAAHEDAIRLDRRLFARIDELAGRRAELDLDAESDWLLHRYHLEFQRAGAGLGAGEQDRLRELNTELSELGTRFQDNLLADTNDLAVLVTDAGELAGLSEDAIAAAARAAENRGEPGGYLLNLALPTAQPLLASLANRALRERMFTASSSRANRGNEHDNTAVLTRIAALRAERAALLGYPDHASYVIADETAGTAAAARDLLHRLAPIAATNAEAERDELQRQAEADGGGFELRPWDWAYYAEQVRKARFEVEAAELRPYFELERVLRDGVFHAATLLYGLTFVERHDLPVYHPDVRVFEVFDADGSGLGLFLGDYYARDTKRGGAWMNNLVEQSGLLGERPVVSNNLNLARPADGEPTLLTFEEVTIAFHEFGHALHGLLSAVRYPKFSGANVPRDFVEFPSQVNEMWALWPEVLANYARHHRTGEALPQEVAERLRAAQSYGQGFDTTEYLAAALLDQAWHALEPGEDVEPGEVERFEAEALEKAGVGLPTVPPRYRSTYFAHIFSGGYSAGYYSYIWSEVLDAESVEWFRARGGANRENGDHFRRELLSRGGSMDPLTAFRNFLGREPELGPLLRRRNLTG encoded by the coding sequence ATCACCGGCAACCCTCGGCCGGCGACCTTCGACAACACCGTGCTCGCACTGGAGCGCTCCGGCCGGGTGCTGCGGCGGGTCTCGCTGGTGCTGGCGCACCTGGCCTCCGCACACGCCACCGAGGGCATCCGGGAGATCAAGGCGACCGTGGCGCCGCGGCTGGCCGCGCATGAGGACGCGATCCGGCTCGACCGGCGGTTGTTCGCGCGGATCGACGAGCTGGCAGGCAGGCGAGCCGAGCTGGACCTGGACGCCGAGTCGGACTGGCTGCTGCACCGCTATCACCTGGAGTTCCAGCGCGCGGGCGCCGGGTTGGGCGCGGGGGAGCAGGACCGGCTGCGCGAGCTGAACACCGAGCTGTCCGAGCTCGGTACCCGGTTCCAGGACAACCTGCTGGCCGACACCAACGATCTGGCCGTGCTGGTCACCGACGCCGGGGAACTGGCCGGGCTGTCCGAGGACGCCATCGCCGCGGCGGCGCGGGCGGCCGAGAACCGCGGTGAGCCCGGCGGCTACCTGCTGAACCTGGCGCTGCCCACCGCTCAGCCGCTGCTGGCCTCACTGGCAAACCGCGCCCTGCGGGAGCGGATGTTCACCGCGTCCAGCTCCCGGGCCAACCGGGGCAACGAGCACGACAACACCGCGGTGCTCACCCGGATCGCGGCCCTGCGCGCGGAGCGGGCCGCCCTGCTCGGCTACCCGGACCACGCCTCCTACGTGATCGCCGACGAGACCGCTGGCACCGCCGCGGCCGCGCGGGACCTGCTGCACCGGCTGGCTCCGATCGCGGCCACCAACGCCGAGGCCGAGCGGGACGAGCTGCAACGGCAGGCCGAGGCCGACGGCGGCGGATTCGAGCTGCGCCCGTGGGACTGGGCCTATTACGCCGAGCAGGTCCGCAAGGCGCGGTTCGAGGTCGAGGCTGCCGAGCTGCGGCCGTACTTCGAGCTGGAACGGGTGCTGCGGGACGGCGTGTTCCACGCGGCCACCCTGCTGTACGGGCTCACCTTCGTCGAGCGGCACGACCTGCCGGTCTACCACCCCGATGTCCGGGTGTTCGAGGTGTTCGACGCCGACGGCAGCGGACTGGGGCTGTTCCTCGGCGACTACTACGCCAGGGACACCAAACGCGGCGGCGCGTGGATGAACAACCTGGTCGAGCAGTCCGGGCTGCTGGGGGAGCGGCCCGTGGTGAGCAACAACCTCAACCTCGCCCGGCCCGCCGACGGTGAGCCGACGCTGCTCACCTTCGAGGAGGTGACCATCGCGTTCCACGAGTTCGGGCACGCGCTGCACGGGCTGCTCTCCGCGGTGCGGTACCCGAAGTTCTCCGGTGCCAACGTTCCGCGGGACTTCGTGGAGTTTCCTTCCCAGGTCAACGAGATGTGGGCATTGTGGCCGGAGGTGCTCGCCAACTATGCGCGGCACCACCGCACCGGGGAGGCACTGCCGCAGGAGGTCGCCGAGCGGCTGCGCGCGGCCCAGTCCTACGGGCAGGGCTTCGACACCACCGAGTACCTCGCGGCCGCCTTGCTCGACCAGGCCTGGCACGCGCTCGAGCCGGGGGAGGATGTCGAGCCCGGCGAGGTGGAACGGTTCGAGGCGGAGGCACTGGAGAAGGCCGGGGTCGGCCTGCCCACGGTGCCGCCGAGGTACCGCAGCACCTACTTCGCGCACATCTTCAGCGGCGGCTACTCGGCCGGCTACTACTCCTACATCTGGAGCGAGGTGCTGGACGCGGAGTCCGTGGAGTGGTTCCGCGCCCGCGGCGGTGCGAACAGGGAGAACGGCGACCACTTCCGGCGCGAGCTGCTGTCCAGGGGCGGCAGCATGGACCCGCTGACGGCGTTCCGGAACTTCCTCGGCCGGGAGCCGGAGCTCGGCCCGCTGCTGCGCCGCCGCAACCTCACCGGTTGA
- a CDS encoding malate dehydrogenase, giving the protein MTQAPVNVTVTGAAGQIGYALLFRIASGQLLGPDTPVKLRLLEIPQAVKAAEGTALELEDGAFGLLAGIDIFDDPKQAFSGANVALLVGARPRTKGMERGDLLEANGGIFKPQGEAINAGAAEDVKVLVVGNPANTNALIAQSHAPDVPAERFTAMTRLDHNRALAQLAKKTGTPVGEIRRLTIWGNHSATQYPDIFHAEVAGRNAAEVVNDQTWLAEEFIPTVAKRGAAIIEARGASSAASAASAAIDHVYTWVNGTAEGDWTSMAVPSDGSYGVPEGLISSFPVTTRDGRYEIVQGLDINEFSRERIDASVRELTEEREAVRSLGLV; this is encoded by the coding sequence ATGACCCAAGCCCCTGTCAACGTCACCGTCACCGGCGCCGCCGGCCAGATCGGATATGCGCTGCTGTTCCGCATCGCCTCCGGTCAGCTGCTCGGCCCCGACACGCCGGTGAAGCTGCGGCTGCTGGAGATCCCGCAGGCCGTCAAGGCGGCCGAGGGCACCGCGCTGGAGCTGGAGGACGGCGCGTTCGGGCTGCTGGCGGGGATCGACATCTTCGACGACCCGAAGCAGGCGTTCTCCGGTGCGAACGTGGCGCTGCTGGTCGGTGCGCGCCCGCGGACCAAGGGCATGGAGCGCGGTGACCTGCTGGAGGCCAACGGCGGCATCTTCAAGCCGCAGGGCGAGGCGATCAACGCCGGTGCGGCGGAGGACGTCAAGGTGCTGGTAGTGGGCAACCCGGCCAACACCAACGCGCTGATCGCCCAGTCGCATGCCCCGGACGTGCCCGCCGAGCGGTTCACGGCGATGACCCGGCTGGACCACAACCGTGCCCTGGCGCAGCTGGCGAAGAAGACCGGCACCCCGGTCGGCGAGATCCGCAGGCTGACGATCTGGGGCAACCACTCGGCGACCCAGTACCCGGACATCTTCCACGCCGAGGTGGCAGGCCGGAACGCGGCCGAGGTGGTGAACGACCAGACCTGGCTGGCCGAGGAGTTCATCCCGACCGTGGCCAAGCGGGGCGCGGCGATTATCGAGGCGCGCGGGGCCTCGTCGGCGGCGAGCGCGGCCAGCGCCGCCATCGACCATGTGTACACCTGGGTGAACGGCACCGCCGAGGGCGACTGGACCTCGATGGCGGTGCCCTCGGACGGCTCCTACGGCGTGCCGGAGGGCCTGATCTCCTCCTTCCCGGTGACCACAAGGGACGGCCGGTACGAGATCGTGCAGGGCCTGGACATCAACGAGTTCTCCCGGGAGCGGATCGACGCCTCCGTCCGCGAGCTCACCGAGGAGCGCGAAGCCGTCCGCTCCCTCGGCCTCGTCTGA
- a CDS encoding FUSC family protein, translating to MIRRVVERGADRLLASDPGLIRLRVAASAVLGIVLAVGALAPSGAPLPIMLIAAIGAMTAAFTVNDPTPGGQAVTLLLGLLAGSAALTAASLGSGTPPVDGIVFVLLIFVAVYAQRFGPRGVALGTMTFFLFFFAMFLGTHVGQVPELVLALATGLAANALVRFVLLRRRPGRELLGVRRAFRARLGAVVRAAATHLAGGGRGPAQLRRADSRLHECVLMIEDTAEDVIDPAAAGMLRRRAIEVELAAQWLSITARRTAAEPLTTERRAELVAALRRLRSLIERDPRELPLISETGEFSEMLVEGSKLGSSTEPGDELRRAIAELALADVNAQRIAERDYSAEEEQEEPAERERTAVFAYDNQTRSAIQAVAAGGLAVLGGELVSPQRWYWAVLTVFVVFLGSATAGATFVKGARRLAGTLAGILGGVLAATVAGGDTPATVALILLCVFGMVYTSRVSQALMAFFITSMLGLLYSLLGTFSFGVLWLRLAETAVGAVAGVLAAMVLVPVRTRTVLLQDVAEVLDELNGFLRSATTLLAGTENMNVIERSRALDRAVARVRATIEPLTHRVNLSSRRDYGWYVLTTLETIAFRARHVAARAQPGLLAGDTTLPALTGRIEGNVEALLAAIRDGDGRVLLRDGWEPPCDETDAPGVRPVLSSLSQLDAAVLGLGRAFDVQVDTAQSVQHRVGRHTRSAQVTTDSIQETSDPVSRRTQ from the coding sequence GTGATCCGGCGGGTGGTGGAACGCGGGGCCGATCGGCTACTGGCCTCCGATCCCGGGCTGATCCGGCTGCGGGTGGCCGCGTCGGCGGTACTCGGCATCGTGCTCGCGGTGGGCGCGCTGGCCCCGTCCGGCGCCCCGCTGCCGATCATGCTGATCGCCGCGATCGGCGCCATGACCGCCGCCTTCACGGTGAACGACCCGACCCCCGGCGGGCAGGCCGTCACCCTGCTGCTGGGCCTGCTCGCCGGTTCGGCCGCACTCACCGCGGCCAGCCTCGGCTCCGGGACTCCCCCGGTGGACGGGATCGTGTTCGTGCTGCTGATCTTCGTGGCGGTGTACGCGCAGCGGTTCGGGCCGCGGGGTGTGGCGCTCGGCACGATGACCTTCTTCCTGTTCTTCTTCGCGATGTTCCTCGGCACCCACGTCGGGCAGGTGCCGGAGCTGGTGCTGGCGCTGGCGACCGGTCTCGCCGCCAATGCGCTGGTGCGGTTCGTGCTGCTGCGCAGGCGCCCCGGACGGGAGCTGCTCGGGGTCCGGCGGGCCTTCCGTGCCCGGCTGGGCGCGGTGGTGCGGGCCGCCGCGACGCACCTCGCAGGCGGCGGCCGGGGCCCGGCACAGCTGCGCAGGGCCGACTCCCGCCTGCACGAGTGCGTGCTGATGATCGAGGACACCGCCGAGGACGTGATCGACCCCGCGGCGGCGGGAATGCTGCGCAGGCGGGCGATCGAGGTGGAGCTGGCCGCGCAGTGGCTGTCCATCACCGCCCGGCGCACCGCCGCCGAGCCGCTCACCACCGAGCGCAGGGCCGAACTGGTCGCCGCGCTGCGCAGGCTGCGTTCGCTGATCGAGCGGGATCCTCGCGAGCTGCCGCTGATCAGCGAGACCGGGGAGTTCAGCGAGATGCTGGTCGAGGGCAGCAAGCTGGGCAGTTCCACCGAGCCGGGCGACGAGCTGCGCCGGGCCATCGCCGAACTCGCGCTGGCCGATGTGAACGCGCAGCGGATCGCCGAGCGGGACTACTCCGCCGAGGAGGAGCAGGAGGAACCCGCGGAACGGGAACGCACCGCGGTGTTCGCCTACGACAACCAGACCCGCTCGGCGATCCAGGCCGTCGCGGCGGGCGGGCTGGCGGTGCTGGGCGGTGAGCTGGTCTCGCCGCAGCGCTGGTACTGGGCGGTGCTGACGGTGTTCGTGGTATTCCTCGGCTCCGCGACGGCAGGGGCGACCTTCGTGAAGGGCGCGCGCCGGCTGGCAGGCACCCTGGCCGGGATCCTCGGTGGGGTGCTGGCGGCGACCGTGGCCGGGGGCGACACCCCGGCCACGGTCGCGCTGATTCTGCTGTGCGTGTTCGGGATGGTGTACACCTCGCGGGTCTCCCAGGCGCTGATGGCCTTCTTCATCACCAGCATGCTCGGCCTGTTGTACAGCCTGCTGGGCACCTTCAGCTTCGGCGTGCTGTGGCTGCGGCTGGCCGAGACCGCCGTGGGCGCGGTGGCCGGGGTGCTCGCCGCGATGGTCCTCGTGCCGGTGCGCACCAGGACGGTGCTCCTGCAGGACGTCGCCGAGGTGCTGGACGAGCTGAACGGTTTCCTGCGCTCGGCGACCACCCTGCTGGCCGGCACCGAGAACATGAACGTGATCGAGCGGTCCCGCGCCCTGGATCGTGCGGTGGCCAGGGTCCGGGCCACCATCGAACCGCTGACCCACCGGGTGAACCTCAGCAGCCGCAGAGACTACGGCTGGTATGTGCTGACCACCCTGGAGACGATCGCCTTCCGCGCCCGGCATGTGGCCGCCCGCGCCCAGCCCGGCCTGCTGGCAGGCGACACGACACTGCCCGCGCTGACCGGGCGGATCGAAGGGAACGTCGAGGCACTGCTGGCGGCGATCCGCGACGGCGACGGCCGGGTGTTGTTGCGGGACGGGTGGGAGCCGCCCTGTGACGAGACCGACGCCCCGGGCGTGCGCCCGGTGCTGTCCAGCCTTTCCCAGCTCGACGCCGCCGTGCTCGGCCTTGGCAGGGCCTTCGACGTCCAGGTCGACACGGCTCAATCGGTTCAGCACAGGGTGGGCCGACACACACGATCGGCCCAGGTCACGACCGATAGCATCCAGGAAACAAGTGACCCCGTCAGCAGGAGAACGCAATGA
- a CDS encoding GH92 family glycosyl hydrolase, whose amino-acid sequence MTRTDFFRSFEEGEPAPGTTGGVPVRLGAGPERSPTAKPLVGYTGLRALQYEAPPGPATTTLFDVDIPVTPDTELSYVVFPESGPGTAGPDYHATFLAIDLEFADGGRLSELELPDHHGFVLSAAAQGAAKTLYLDQWNRVAAGLGAAAGRTIRAILLTTAAPAPAGGWVDDIRIAARPPEPGPAAVDQVRTTRGTHSSGEFSRGNTFPATAVPHGFNFWTPVTDAGALNWLYEYHRGNNPDNLPALQAFALSHQPSPWMGDRHTFQVMPGTGEVTLDRAARALAFAHEDEIDRPHHYGVRFACGITADLAPADHAALLRFRFPSGAGWLVFDNTRNRGGLRVHPAKGIVTGHTWVRSRLSAGARRMYVYATFDRPATGGGRLRRPCWRRVSGYLTFRGEVVSMRIATSLISLRQARRNLELEIPEGTSFEQVRAEARRAWQDLLGRVELEGAGTDQLTSFYSGLYRLFLYPNSGHENTGTRDRPRIRHASPVIRRWCPSTRLRTGAKVLDGPMYVNNGFWDTYRTAWPAYALLAPERCAELIEGFVRQYREGGWVSRWSSPGYADLMTGTSSDVAFADAYLKGVRGFDVEAAYDAALRNATVTPPHRAVGRKGLAESIFLGYTPDSTPEGVSWALEGCLNDFGLANWSRALAESCAPGHPRRAEYLANAEYFGNRALQYVHHFDTRTGFFAGRATDGSWRRSPAAHDPLAWGFGHTETNAWNAAFSAPHDGKGLANLHGGRAGLAAKLDEFFATRETGLRPGTYGGVIHEMTEARDIRLGQYGHSNQPSHHIPYVYYHAGAPAKAQRIVREVLARCYLGSELGQGYPGDEDNGEMSAWYVFSALGLYPLQVGSPRYVLGSPLFTRATLRLPGGAELVINAPRGGKDDIYVRGARLDGEPLRASWISHARLAAGGTLDIDLGPEPGAWGTGEQDAPPSLTTGDAPPAPLTDLPGAARCLDGTDVAALRDDTTATEVRFRTRTPVLEYTVDGAPRTVRLYTLTSGARRGDPRSWVLEGSADGHAWTVLDERTGEVFRWRKQTRAFTVSSPAAYRHYRLRVTAGSRGRIGLAQWELLAGQGGP is encoded by the coding sequence GTGACCCGGACCGACTTCTTCCGTTCCTTCGAGGAGGGTGAACCGGCACCGGGCACCACCGGCGGCGTACCGGTACGGCTCGGCGCCGGGCCGGAGCGCTCCCCCACGGCCAAGCCCCTCGTCGGCTACACCGGGCTGCGGGCACTGCAGTACGAGGCGCCGCCGGGCCCGGCCACCACGACACTGTTCGATGTGGACATTCCGGTCACTCCGGACACCGAGTTGTCCTATGTGGTGTTCCCGGAGTCGGGTCCGGGCACTGCCGGGCCGGACTACCACGCCACCTTCCTCGCCATCGACCTCGAGTTCGCCGACGGCGGCAGGCTGTCCGAGCTGGAGTTGCCCGACCACCACGGGTTCGTCCTCTCCGCGGCGGCGCAGGGCGCGGCCAAGACCCTCTACCTGGATCAGTGGAACCGGGTGGCCGCAGGGCTCGGCGCGGCCGCCGGGCGCACCATCCGGGCGATCCTGCTCACCACCGCGGCACCCGCGCCGGCCGGTGGCTGGGTGGACGACATCCGGATCGCCGCCAGGCCACCGGAGCCCGGGCCGGCGGCCGTGGACCAGGTGCGCACCACCCGGGGCACGCATTCCAGCGGCGAGTTCTCCCGGGGCAACACCTTCCCGGCCACCGCGGTCCCGCACGGCTTCAACTTCTGGACCCCTGTCACCGACGCCGGCGCCCTGAACTGGCTGTACGAGTACCACCGGGGCAACAACCCCGACAACCTGCCCGCGCTGCAGGCCTTCGCCCTCAGCCACCAGCCGAGCCCCTGGATGGGTGACCGGCACACCTTCCAGGTGATGCCCGGCACCGGCGAGGTCACCCTGGACCGGGCGGCAAGGGCGCTGGCGTTCGCGCACGAGGACGAGATCGACCGGCCCCACCACTACGGCGTGCGCTTCGCCTGCGGGATCACCGCCGACCTCGCCCCCGCCGACCACGCGGCACTGCTGCGGTTCCGCTTCCCCAGCGGGGCCGGGTGGCTGGTGTTCGACAACACCCGCAACCGGGGTGGGCTGCGGGTGCACCCGGCGAAGGGGATCGTGACCGGGCACACCTGGGTACGCAGCAGGCTGTCGGCGGGGGCCAGGCGGATGTACGTCTATGCCACTTTCGACCGGCCCGCCACCGGCGGCGGCAGGCTGCGCAGGCCGTGCTGGCGCAGGGTAAGCGGATACCTCACGTTCCGCGGCGAGGTGGTGAGCATGCGCATCGCCACCTCGCTGATCAGCCTCCGGCAGGCCAGGCGCAACCTCGAGCTCGAGATCCCGGAGGGGACGAGTTTCGAGCAGGTCCGCGCCGAGGCCCGGCGGGCGTGGCAGGACCTGCTCGGCAGGGTCGAGCTCGAAGGCGCCGGCACCGACCAGCTCACCAGCTTCTACTCCGGCCTGTACCGGCTGTTCCTGTACCCCAACTCCGGACACGAGAACACCGGCACCCGCGACCGGCCGCGGATCCGGCACGCCAGCCCGGTGATCCGGCGGTGGTGTCCGAGCACCCGCCTGCGCACCGGCGCGAAGGTGCTGGACGGCCCGATGTATGTGAACAACGGGTTCTGGGACACCTACCGCACGGCCTGGCCCGCCTACGCACTGCTCGCACCCGAACGATGCGCCGAGCTGATCGAGGGGTTCGTGCGGCAGTACCGGGAAGGCGGCTGGGTGTCCCGGTGGTCCTCCCCCGGCTACGCCGACCTGATGACCGGAACCAGCTCGGATGTCGCCTTCGCCGACGCCTATCTCAAGGGCGTACGGGGGTTCGACGTCGAGGCTGCCTATGACGCGGCGCTGCGCAACGCCACGGTCACCCCGCCGCACCGCGCGGTGGGCCGCAAGGGCCTGGCCGAGTCGATCTTCCTGGGGTACACCCCGGACAGCACCCCCGAAGGGGTTTCCTGGGCGCTGGAGGGCTGCCTCAACGACTTCGGGCTCGCGAACTGGTCGCGCGCGCTGGCCGAGTCCTGCGCACCCGGCCACCCGCGGCGGGCCGAGTACCTCGCGAACGCCGAGTACTTCGGGAACCGCGCGCTGCAGTACGTCCACCATTTCGACACCCGGACCGGTTTCTTCGCCGGCCGCGCCACCGACGGGTCATGGCGGCGCTCACCCGCGGCCCACGACCCGCTGGCGTGGGGTTTCGGGCACACCGAGACCAACGCGTGGAACGCGGCGTTCAGCGCCCCGCACGACGGAAAAGGGCTGGCGAACCTGCACGGCGGCCGCGCCGGGCTGGCCGCCAAGCTGGACGAGTTCTTCGCCACCAGGGAGACCGGTCTGCGGCCGGGAACCTACGGCGGGGTGATCCACGAGATGACCGAGGCCAGGGACATCCGGCTCGGCCAGTACGGGCACTCCAACCAGCCCTCGCACCACATCCCCTACGTCTACTACCACGCGGGCGCCCCGGCGAAGGCGCAGCGGATCGTGCGTGAGGTGCTGGCCCGCTGCTACCTCGGCAGCGAACTCGGGCAGGGCTACCCCGGCGACGAGGACAACGGCGAGATGTCAGCCTGGTACGTGTTCAGCGCGCTCGGGCTTTACCCACTGCAGGTCGGCAGCCCGCGCTACGTGCTCGGCTCCCCGCTGTTCACCAGGGCCACCCTGCGCCTGCCGGGTGGCGCCGAGCTGGTGATCAACGCACCGCGCGGCGGGAAGGACGACATCTACGTGCGGGGCGCGCGGTTGGACGGCGAGCCGCTGCGGGCGAGCTGGATCTCGCACGCGCGGCTCGCGGCAGGCGGCACCCTGGACATCGACCTGGGACCGGAACCCGGTGCATGGGGCACCGGGGAACAAGACGCCCCGCCCTCGCTCACCACCGGCGACGCTCCCCCGGCGCCGCTGACCGATCTGCCCGGCGCCGCGCGCTGCCTGGACGGCACCGACGTGGCGGCGCTGCGCGATGACACCACCGCAACCGAGGTCCGGTTCCGCACCAGGACACCGGTGCTGGAGTACACCGTGGACGGTGCGCCGCGGACGGTACGGCTGTACACGCTGACCTCAGGGGCGCGCCGCGGCGACCCGCGTTCCTGGGTGCTGGAGGGCTCCGCGGACGGTCACGCGTGGACGGTGCTGGACGAGCGAACCGGCGAGGTGTTCCGCTGGCGCAAGCAGACCAGGGCGTTCACCGTCTCCTCCCCCGCGGCGTACCGGCACTACCGGCTGCGGGTCACCGCGGGCAGCCGCGGCCGGATCGGGCTGGCCCAGTGGGAGCTACTGGCCGGGCAGGGTGGCCCGTGA
- a CDS encoding DUF6069 family protein has product MTESSYYYGGGEYDDADKPTVNARTLWFGGLATALVAALTAVLAVLVVEGVFDIPVLAPSNAEGAIDHVSALWLAMFAAIGALVATALAHVLLMFAPRPMAFCGWIIALITAFLVVWPFTIDLRLETQIANAAIYLVIGIAIGSLVTSMANRAVRRHPQYPHQ; this is encoded by the coding sequence GTGACCGAATCCTCCTACTACTACGGCGGCGGGGAGTACGACGACGCCGACAAGCCCACCGTGAACGCGCGCACGCTCTGGTTCGGCGGGCTGGCCACCGCCCTGGTGGCGGCGCTGACCGCGGTACTGGCCGTGCTGGTGGTCGAGGGCGTGTTCGACATCCCGGTGCTCGCGCCGAGTAATGCCGAGGGCGCGATCGACCATGTCAGCGCGCTGTGGCTGGCCATGTTCGCGGCCATCGGCGCGCTGGTGGCCACCGCGCTGGCCCATGTGCTGCTGATGTTCGCGCCCCGGCCGATGGCCTTCTGCGGCTGGATCATCGCCCTGATCACGGCGTTCCTTGTGGTCTGGCCGTTCACCATCGACCTGCGGCTGGAGACCCAGATCGCCAACGCCGCGATCTACCTGGTGATCGGTATCGCGATCGGCTCGCTGGTCACCAGCATGGCCAACCGGGCGGTGCGCAGGCACCCGCAGTATCCCCACCAGTAG
- a CDS encoding M20/M25/M40 family metallo-hydrolase, with amino-acid sequence MGNRYDVVELCAALLRFDTTNRGNGDSAGERDAAEFVAGALADTGIESRIYEAAPGRASVIARVPGSDPGLPALLVQGHLDVVPAEPADWSVHPFSGEVHDGFLWGRGAVDMKDFCAMVLAALGSLAEAGRRPRRDLVLAFVADEEDRGEFGAHWLAARHPELFAGCAAAISESGGYTYHVPRPGGGDDIRLYPVATAERGTAHLRLTARGRAGHGSRRNEENAVVRLLAALGRLAAHEWPVHLTPTVRAFLERTGAALGTEVDLSDLDATLARLGPAAALVESTVRNSTTPTVLDAGYKVNVIPSEATAQVDTRVLPGTQDALLSEVDTLLGPHVEREFLSNQPPVQATVDSPWFTAMAQALRAEDPEAVVVPYCMGGGTDAKAFTPLGIECYGFAPLWLPKGFPYRAMAHGVDERVPTEGLHFGARVLEGFLLNC; translated from the coding sequence ATGGGTAACCGATACGACGTGGTCGAACTGTGCGCGGCGCTGCTGCGGTTCGACACCACCAACCGGGGCAACGGGGACTCCGCGGGCGAACGGGACGCCGCCGAGTTCGTCGCCGGGGCACTCGCGGACACCGGAATCGAGAGCCGGATCTACGAGGCCGCACCGGGCCGGGCCAGCGTCATCGCGCGCGTGCCAGGCTCCGATCCCGGCCTGCCCGCACTGCTGGTGCAGGGTCACCTGGACGTGGTGCCTGCCGAGCCGGCCGACTGGTCGGTGCACCCGTTCTCCGGCGAGGTCCACGACGGCTTCCTGTGGGGTCGCGGCGCGGTGGACATGAAGGACTTCTGCGCCATGGTGCTCGCGGCACTCGGCTCGCTGGCCGAGGCCGGCAGGCGGCCACGCCGGGACCTGGTGCTGGCCTTCGTCGCCGACGAGGAGGACCGAGGCGAGTTCGGGGCACACTGGCTCGCCGCCCGGCACCCCGAACTGTTCGCAGGCTGCGCCGCCGCGATCAGCGAGTCCGGCGGCTACACCTACCACGTCCCCCGGCCGGGCGGCGGGGACGACATTCGGCTCTACCCGGTGGCCACCGCCGAGCGTGGCACCGCGCACCTGCGCCTCACCGCCCGTGGCCGGGCAGGCCACGGTTCCCGGCGCAACGAGGAGAACGCGGTGGTGCGGCTGCTCGCGGCGCTGGGCAGGCTCGCGGCACACGAGTGGCCGGTGCATCTCACCCCGACCGTGCGGGCCTTCCTCGAGCGCACCGGGGCGGCGCTGGGCACCGAGGTCGATCTGTCCGATCTGGACGCAACGCTCGCCAGGCTGGGCCCGGCCGCCGCGCTGGTCGAGTCCACAGTGCGCAACAGCACCACGCCGACGGTGCTGGATGCCGGGTATAAGGTGAACGTCATTCCCAGCGAGGCCACGGCCCAGGTGGACACCAGGGTGCTACCGGGAACCCAGGACGCCCTGCTGTCCGAGGTGGACACCCTGCTCGGTCCGCATGTCGAGCGCGAGTTCCTGAGCAACCAGCCACCCGTGCAGGCCACGGTGGACTCACCGTGGTTCACCGCCATGGCGCAGGCCCTGCGCGCCGAGGACCCCGAGGCGGTGGTCGTGCCGTACTGCATGGGCGGCGGCACCGACGCCAAGGCGTTCACCCCACTGGGTATCGAGTGCTACGGCTTCGCCCCGCTCTGGCTGCCCAAGGGCTTCCCGTATCGCGCCATGGCACATGGGGTGGACGAACGCGTTCCGACCGAGGGCCTCCACTTCGGTGCGAGGGTACTGGAGGGTTTCCTGCTCAACTGTTGA
- a CDS encoding M55 family metallopeptidase, whose protein sequence is MRILISADMEGATGVTWTDDVVPGTEPWSRFRTLFTGDVNATITGLFEGGAEDVLVNEAHSAQRNLLLEDLDPRARMLTGRHKPLSMMQGIDSGVDGVVFLGYHAGAGFDGVLSHTYLENQITGVWLDGIPASEGRLNAALAAEHGVPVLVVTGDDRACADARGYAPRAAMVAVKECVSRYAAICLPPARTADLLATAARNAMAAAGAGHGERVAHRIEVEFDASHLAQAAAVVPTVEQVDVRRVGFDAPDMTEAMKAFKVVTAIAAGAVQGKYG, encoded by the coding sequence ATGCGGATCTTGATCTCGGCCGATATGGAGGGCGCCACCGGCGTCACCTGGACCGACGACGTGGTACCCGGCACCGAGCCGTGGAGCCGGTTCCGGACGCTGTTCACCGGCGACGTCAACGCCACCATCACCGGGCTGTTCGAGGGCGGTGCGGAGGACGTGCTCGTCAACGAGGCACACTCGGCGCAGCGCAACCTGCTGCTGGAGGACCTCGACCCGAGGGCACGCATGCTCACCGGCAGGCACAAGCCGCTGTCGATGATGCAGGGCATCGACTCCGGGGTGGACGGCGTGGTGTTCCTCGGCTACCACGCCGGGGCCGGGTTCGACGGCGTCCTCTCGCACACCTACCTGGAGAACCAGATCACCGGCGTCTGGCTGGACGGCATCCCGGCCAGCGAGGGCAGGCTGAACGCGGCGCTGGCCGCCGAACACGGCGTGCCCGTGCTGGTGGTCACCGGCGACGACCGGGCCTGCGCGGACGCGCGGGGCTACGCGCCGCGGGCGGCCATGGTGGCGGTCAAGGAATGCGTCAGCCGGTACGCGGCGATCTGCCTGCCCCCGGCGCGCACCGCGGACCTGCTGGCCACCGCCGCGCGGAACGCGATGGCCGCGGCTGGCGCGGGCCATGGCGAGCGGGTGGCGCACCGGATCGAGGTGGAGTTCGACGCCAGCCACCTGGCGCAGGCAGCCGCCGTGGTGCCCACCGTGGAGCAGGTGGACGTGCGCAGGGTCGGGTTCGACGCCCCGGACATGACCGAGGCGATGAAGGCGTTCAAGGTGGTCACCGCGATCGCGGCCGGAGCAGTGCAGGGGAAGTATGGGTAA